The genomic interval CCGCCAGCAGCTCCGGGCTGATCCCCGGTCCCTCCTGGCCGAAGACGAGGACCGCGCGCTCGGGCAGCCGGGCGTGCTCGAGGGGCCTCGCGCCGGGGAGGATGTCGATCGCGATCAGCGGCCTGCCCCGCTCGTGCGCCCAGGCGGCGAGGTCCGCGGCGCCGGGGTGGTGGATCTCGTGCTGGTAGCGGTCGGTGACCATGGCGCCGCGGCGGTTCCAGCGACGGCGGCCCACGATGTGGAAGGCGCCCACGGCGAAGGCGTTCGCGGTGCGCACGATCGAGCCGATGTTCGCGTCGTGCTCGAGGTTCTCGATCGCGACGTGCAGCTCGGTGCGGTGGGCGTCGAGGTCGGCGATGATCGCCTCGCGCTGCCAGTAGCGGTAGCGGTCCACGACGTTGCGGCGGTCCCCGTCCGCGAGCAGATCGGGGTCCAGCCGAGGATCCTCGGGCCACGGCTCGGGGTGCGGGCCGACGCCGATCTCCCGCTCGGGGCCGACGGGCTCGACGGGCTCGACGGGCTCGACGGGGTCAGTGGGCTCGCCCGGGTCAGTCATGACTCGTCGTCCTGTCGTCCCGGTCCATCCCGTCGTCGCCGTGCTCCTGCGCGCGGACCCGGAGGTCCGGGTCGGGCAGGCCCTGGGCGCGGCGGCGCCGTTCGCGCCGCACGAGCCGCACCACCCAGATCACGAGGAGCAGCGCGATCACCGCGTACACGATGTTCGAGATGACCTCGGTGAACGGCTCGATGACGTGCCAGTTCGCGCCGAGCGTG from Brachybacterium kimchii carries:
- a CDS encoding TrmH family RNA methyltransferase; this encodes MTDPGEPTDPVEPVEPVEPVGPEREIGVGPHPEPWPEDPRLDPDLLADGDRRNVVDRYRYWQREAIIADLDAHRTELHVAIENLEHDANIGSIVRTANAFAVGAFHIVGRRRWNRRGAMVTDRYQHEIHHPGAADLAAWAHERGRPLIAIDILPGARPLEHARLPERAVLVFGQEGPGISPELLAVCDDVLEITQLGSTRSLNVAAAAAIAMHTWMRQHALGGEGSGSAGAM